In the Planifilum fimeticola genome, CCCTGGCGAACCCGTTCGTGAAACTTTTTTCCCTTCCGTTCGATGCGATCAATCCCCCGCCCCCGGCTTTGCAGCCGGCGGATGCTCTCTTCCACCGGCACGTCCAACAGATACGTCCGATGCGGACGGAGGCCTCCCGTGGCCACCCGGTTCACCAGGCGAATCTCCTCCCGGTCCCAAGGAGCTCCGAATCCCTGGTATGCCAAGCTGGAATCCACAAACCGATCGCACAGAACCACCTCTCCGCGGCACAGGGCCGGGAGAATCACCTGTTCCACCAATTGGGCGCGGGAGGCCGCATACAGCAGAATCTCCGTCCTTACCGTCATGTCGGCGGCCCGGGGATCAAGCAGGATTTCCCGAACCCGATCGCCGATCGCCGTTCCTCCCGGTTCTCTCACAACGGTGCAAGGCACGCCGGCCCTCTCCAAAAAATCCCGGAGCAGGGCGATCTGCGTCGATTTCCCCCCGCCTTCCGGGCCCTCCAACGTAATCAAACAACCGTCCATTTCCCGATCCTCCAAATGCCGTCCGGCAAATCCATCACCAATGAGACTATCAATTTATTCTAACACGGAAACCCGGAG is a window encoding:
- the tmk gene encoding dTMP kinase, whose product is MDGCLITLEGPEGGGKSTQIALLRDFLERAGVPCTVVREPGGTAIGDRVREILLDPRAADMTVRTEILLYAASRAQLVEQVILPALCRGEVVLCDRFVDSSLAYQGFGAPWDREEIRLVNRVATGGLRPHRTYLLDVPVEESIRRLQSRGRGIDRIERKGKKFHERVRQGFLRLAQAEPDRFLVVDASRPADEVFHLLRRDLEKLIPISREGEA